Below is a genomic region from Gammaproteobacteria bacterium.
GTCCACCTTCTGCCCGGCGGAAAAGACATCCACCTTCAGCTCGGCCCCGGGCGCCAGATCCACACCCTGGCCCTCACCCAGGCGGAACTCCCACAACCCCCGGCCGGCCCCTGTCTCCGCTTTGGCGAAGTGGCCCGCCATGGCCTTGGTCACGCGGCTCGCCCGGCGCTGACCCACCGTCACCTGCACCGCGGCGTAACCATCCCCGGCGGTGGTTTTCACCTGGGTCACGCGATTGGGCTCGACCTCAATCACCGTCACAGGCAGCGAGGTTCCGTCTTCGGTGAACACCCGCGTCATGCCGCGTTTGCGTCCGACTAATCCGATTGCCATTTCAAAAACTCCGATAGCGCGCTATTCAGTGCAGCTTGATCTGCACATCCACACCAGCCGCCAGATCCAGCTTCATCAGCGCATCAACCGTCTTTTCCGTCGGATCGACGATATCCATCAAGCGCTTGTGAGTGCGGATTTCATATTGATCCCGCGCGTCCTTATTAACGTGGGGGGAAATCAACACGGTGTAGCGCTCTTTTTTGATGGGCAGCGGGATAGGTCCGCGCACCTGGGCGCCGGTTCGCTTGGCGGTCTCCGCAATCTCCCGCGCCGACTGGTCAATCAGGCGGTGGTCGAAAGCTTTCAAGCGAATGCGAATCTTCTGGTTAGCCATGTTGATTACTCTATGATTTTCGACACCACGCCCGCGCCCACGGTGCGGCCGCCTTCGCGGATGGCGAAACGCAGCCCTTCTTCCATGGCAATGGGGCCAATCAGCTTGACCTTGATGCTGACATTGTCGCCCGGCATAACCATCTCAGTCCCCTCCGGCAGGTCCACCGACCCGGTAACATCAGTGGTCCGAAAGTAAAACTGCGGCCGGTAACCATTGAAAAACGGCGTGTGACGACCACCCTCCTCCTTGCTCAGCACGTACACCTCAGCTTCAAACTCCGTGTGCGGCGTAATGCTGCCAGGCTTGGCCAGCACCTGTCCACGCTCCACTTCATCACGCTTGGTGCCCCGCAGCAGCACCCCAACGTTGTCGCCAGCCCGACCTTCGTCCAGCAGCTTGCGAAACATTTCAACACCCGTAACCGTGGTCTTCTGGGTCTCCTTCAAACCCACAATCTCTATCTCGTCCCCCACCTTGACAATGCCTCGCTCCACCCGGCCAGTCACCACAGTGCCTCGACCAGATATGGAAAACACATCTTCAATGGGCATGAGAAACGGCTGGTCTATGGGACGCTCCGGCTCAGGTATGTACTCATCCATCGCCTCCATCAGCTTGAGAATAGACGGCACACCAATCTCACTGCCGTCACCTTCCAGAGCCTTGAGCGCAGAACCAACAATAACAGGCGTGTCGTCTCCAGGAAATTCGTATTTGTCCAGCAGCTCCCGAACTTCCATCTCCACCAGCTCCAGCAGCTCAGCATCATCAACCATGTCCGCCTTGTTAAGGTAGACCACAATGTAGGGCACACCCACCTGACGCGCCAGCAAAATGTGCTCCCGCGTCTGCGGCATGGGACCGTCCGCCGCAGAACACACCAAAATCGCACCGTCCATCTGCGCCGCACCAGTAATCATGTTCTTGACATAGTCCGCGTGACCCGGACAGTCCACGTGCGCGTAGTGCCGCTTCGGCGTCTCGTATTCAACGTGCGCCGTCGCAATCGTGATACCTCGCGCCCGCTCTTCCGGCGCACTGTCTATCTGATCGTACGCCTTCACTTCGGCACCACTGTAGGTGTCCGCCGATATCTTGGTCAACGCCGCCGTCAGGGTCGTCTTGCCGTGGTCAACGTGACCTATCGTCCCCACATTAACATGCGGCTTCGTACGCTCAAATTTCTCCTTGGACACTGCTCTCTACCTCTCAAACGATAATCTATAAAACGCTTGTTCTGTCTGCTACGACGCCTGTTTGATGATACCTTCGGCGATGTTGGCCGGCACTTCCGCGTATTTTCCAAACTCCATGGAGTAGGTGGCCCGGCCTTGGGTGGCGGAACGCAAATCCGTCGCATAGCCAAACATTTCCGCCAGGGGAACCTCCGCGCGGACCAGCTTGCCGGCGGGGGAATCGTCCATACCCTGGACGATGCCGCGGCGGCGGTTGAGGTCACCCATGACATCACCCATGTAGTCTTCCGGCGTCACCACTTCCACGTTCATAATCGGCTCGAGCAGCACCGCACCGGCCTTGCGTGCCCCTTCTTTGAAACACATGGAACCGGCAATCTTGAAGGCCATTTCGCTGGAGTCCACGTCATGATAGGAGCCGTCGTACAAGGTGACTTTGACGTCCACCACGGGGTAACCGGCGATGACGCCGTTTTCCATCTGCTCCTGCACCCCCTTGTCCACCGCCGGAATGTATTCCCGCGGGATCACACCGCCGACGATCTCGTTGACAAACTCATACCCGGCCCCCGGCTCCT
It encodes:
- a CDS encoding 50S ribosomal protein L3 → MAIGLVGRKRGMTRVFTEDGTSLPVTVIEVEPNRVTQVKTTAGDGYAAVQVTVGQRRASRVTKAMAGHFAKAETGAGRGLWEFRLGEGQGVDLAPGAELKVDVFSAGQKVDVTGTSIGKGFAGTVKRHNFSTQDATHGNSLSHRAPGSIGQNQTPGRVFKGKRMSGHMGNVRRTVQNLEVVRVDSERNLLLVKGAVPGATGGDVIIRPAIKARA
- a CDS encoding 30S ribosomal protein S10 encodes the protein MANQKIRIRLKAFDHRLIDQSAREIAETAKRTGAQVRGPIPLPIKKERYTVLISPHVNKDARDQYEIRTHKRLMDIVDPTEKTVDALMKLDLAAGVDVQIKLH
- the tuf gene encoding elongation factor Tu, coding for MSKEKFERTKPHVNVGTIGHVDHGKTTLTAALTKISADTYSGAEVKAYDQIDSAPEERARGITIATAHVEYETPKRHYAHVDCPGHADYVKNMITGAAQMDGAILVCSAADGPMPQTREHILLARQVGVPYIVVYLNKADMVDDAELLELVEMEVRELLDKYEFPGDDTPVIVGSALKALEGDGSEIGVPSILKLMEAMDEYIPEPERPIDQPFLMPIEDVFSISGRGTVVTGRVERGIVKVGDEIEIVGLKETQKTTVTGVEMFRKLLDEGRAGDNVGVLLRGTKRDEVERGQVLAKPGSITPHTEFEAEVYVLSKEEGGRHTPFFNGYRPQFYFRTTDVTGSVDLPEGTEMVMPGDNVSIKVKLIGPIAMEEGLRFAIREGGRTVGAGVVSKIIE